The Ornithinimicrobium faecis genome includes a window with the following:
- a CDS encoding SDR family NAD(P)-dependent oxidoreductase: MTAMPYLVTQRDRAPAVTERVEPDLSLPRVCVIGAGSSGLAAAKALYLAGVPFDCFEMGSVVGGNWVLDNPNDQSACYETLEINTSTRRMAYSDFPMPPDYPPYAKHHQVAAYFEAYVDHFGFRHTITFGTRVTSVERGAEARGSLDDPVDRNDWRVMTEGPEGTTTRDYAAVLVANGHHWDQRWPDPPYPGTFDREQIHSHDYRSSEQLRNRHVVVVGSGNSALDIASAGAQVAASTTLSQRRGQWVLPKFTAGIASDQITAPGWAPWLLTRARLRLGALSAGNIARLGLPQPAHSPGQSHPVQSEEIRDALRSGRVTPRPAIERLAGDRVDFVDGSSTPADLIVWATGYRVSFPFLDPQLLAAPGNNLPLWKRTIHPDLPGLYFLGLLQPIGAVMPLAEAQAQWITEILTGSYAFPAEDEVRTQMTADHERNAARFYASPRHTMEVDFDHYLWDLSRERRRGRQRATRRRHGAAVVTGAGRGLGREIAVRLAREGYAVHVTDVDGDQARATAEDINATAPAHPAVGETLDVRDQEACRALAQRLADPGLALWVNNAGVLATGPVWEHDDATRRLMLEVNTLGTMHGTIAALEVMRPAERGHIINIASLAGLVTVPGEGVYAGSKHAVLGFSTSALADLRLAGHTDIHISCLCPDGLWTPMLFDKLDDPGASMSFSGKLLRPGELADVVMQVVARPRPVTSVPRWRGLQARALDLAPGLAVRVAPLVVRASRAQQRSIARRLRRSGAAR; encoded by the coding sequence ATGACCGCCATGCCCTATCTGGTCACGCAGCGCGACCGTGCCCCCGCCGTCACCGAGCGCGTGGAGCCCGACCTCTCGCTGCCCCGGGTCTGTGTCATCGGGGCAGGATCCAGCGGGCTGGCCGCCGCGAAGGCCCTCTATCTGGCGGGCGTGCCCTTCGACTGCTTCGAGATGGGCTCCGTGGTCGGCGGCAACTGGGTGCTCGACAACCCCAACGATCAGTCCGCCTGCTACGAGACCCTGGAGATCAACACCTCGACCCGGCGGATGGCCTACTCCGACTTCCCGATGCCACCGGACTACCCGCCCTACGCCAAGCACCACCAGGTCGCGGCCTATTTCGAGGCGTATGTCGACCACTTCGGCTTCCGCCACACCATCACGTTCGGCACGCGCGTCACCAGCGTCGAGCGAGGCGCTGAGGCACGCGGCTCGCTCGACGACCCCGTGGATCGCAACGACTGGCGGGTGATGACCGAGGGCCCCGAGGGCACCACGACCAGGGACTATGCGGCGGTGCTCGTCGCCAACGGCCACCACTGGGACCAGCGATGGCCCGATCCGCCCTATCCCGGCACCTTCGACAGGGAGCAGATTCACTCCCACGACTATCGCTCGAGCGAGCAGCTCCGGAATCGCCACGTGGTCGTCGTCGGCTCCGGCAACTCCGCCCTCGACATCGCCTCCGCCGGTGCGCAGGTCGCCGCGTCCACCACGTTGTCGCAGCGACGCGGCCAGTGGGTGCTGCCCAAGTTCACCGCTGGCATCGCCTCCGACCAGATCACCGCGCCGGGGTGGGCGCCCTGGCTGTTGACCCGCGCCCGCCTGCGCCTCGGCGCGCTCAGCGCCGGCAACATCGCCCGCCTCGGGCTCCCCCAACCCGCGCACTCTCCGGGCCAGTCGCACCCGGTGCAGTCCGAGGAGATCCGCGATGCGCTGCGCTCGGGCCGGGTCACCCCGCGCCCGGCCATCGAGCGACTGGCGGGAGACCGGGTGGACTTCGTCGACGGCAGCAGCACCCCCGCCGACCTGATCGTCTGGGCCACGGGCTATCGAGTGAGCTTCCCGTTCCTGGACCCCCAACTCCTCGCGGCCCCGGGCAACAACCTGCCGCTGTGGAAGCGCACCATCCACCCCGACCTGCCCGGGCTCTATTTCCTGGGCCTGCTGCAGCCCATCGGGGCAGTCATGCCACTGGCGGAGGCGCAGGCTCAGTGGATCACCGAGATCCTCACTGGCAGCTATGCGTTCCCCGCCGAGGATGAGGTGCGCACGCAGATGACCGCCGACCACGAGCGCAACGCCGCCCGGTTCTATGCCTCCCCGCGCCACACGATGGAGGTCGACTTCGATCACTATCTCTGGGACCTGTCCCGCGAGCGGCGTCGAGGGCGTCAGCGTGCCACCCGCCGGCGCCACGGCGCGGCGGTGGTCACCGGAGCGGGGCGGGGCCTGGGTCGGGAGATCGCGGTGCGCCTGGCCCGTGAGGGGTATGCCGTGCACGTCACCGATGTGGACGGGGACCAGGCCCGCGCCACGGCGGAGGACATCAACGCCACCGCCCCGGCTCACCCAGCGGTGGGCGAGACCCTGGACGTGCGAGATCAGGAGGCCTGCCGCGCCTTGGCGCAACGGCTCGCTGACCCCGGCCTGGCGCTGTGGGTCAACAACGCGGGAGTGCTGGCGACCGGCCCGGTCTGGGAGCACGACGACGCCACGCGCCGACTGATGCTCGAGGTCAACACGCTCGGGACGATGCACGGCACGATCGCCGCCCTGGAGGTGATGCGGCCGGCCGAGCGTGGGCACATCATCAACATCGCCTCACTCGCCGGGCTGGTCACCGTGCCCGGGGAGGGCGTCTATGCCGGGTCCAAACATGCCGTCCTCGGGTTCAGCACCTCGGCCCTGGCCGACCTGCGGCTGGCCGGCCACACCGACATCCACATCAGCTGCCTCTGCCCGGACGGTCTGTGGACCCCCATGTTGTTCGACAAGCTCGACGACCCGGGCGCCTCAATGTCCTTCTCCGGCAAGCTGCTCCGGCCCGGAGAGCTCGCCGACGTGGTGATGCAGGTGGTGGCCAGGCCGCGCCCGGTGACGTCGGTGCCGCGCTGGCGCGGCCTCCAGGCCCGGGCCCTGGACCTGGCCCCCGGACTGGCCGTGCGGGTCGCGCCGCTCGTGGTGCGGGCCAGTCGGGCGCAGCAGAGGTCGATCGCGCGCCGCCTGCGTCGTTCCGGCGCGGCCCGCTGA
- a CDS encoding ArsR/SmtB family transcription factor: MNGEEGKSFDEDDRVFKALASATRRQMLDVLRDAPRTTGGLCDQFPALDRTTVLQHLRVLERADLVIGRKVGRERHLTLAPQPIKRIHDRWIGDYTRAAVDLLDRLGE, from the coding sequence ATGAATGGCGAAGAGGGCAAGAGCTTTGACGAGGACGACCGCGTCTTCAAGGCCCTCGCCTCGGCCACCCGCCGGCAGATGCTTGACGTCCTGCGGGACGCGCCCCGCACCACCGGTGGGCTCTGCGATCAGTTCCCGGCGCTGGACCGGACCACCGTGCTGCAGCACCTGAGGGTGCTGGAGCGCGCCGACCTCGTGATCGGTCGCAAGGTGGGCCGGGAGCGGCATCTCACGCTGGCGCCGCAGCCCATCAAACGCATTCACGACCGGTGGATCGGGGACTACACCCGCGCCGCCGTCGACCTGCTGGACCGCCTGGGGGAGTGA